One genomic window of Cannabis sativa cultivar Pink pepper isolate KNU-18-1 chromosome 2, ASM2916894v1, whole genome shotgun sequence includes the following:
- the LOC133034839 gene encoding pentatricopeptide repeat-containing protein At1g08610-like has protein sequence MVQLEVGGEMGYTMTQQSSMIGGHSLHRFSRHDPCCATGRSSSIKVSVVHMNCYSECNRLGWIVQFGSKRKVCFSRLVGLQRSISLSSVDVVDRDEIEWTSDAYEMNVEQKSEQKMNMKRTCEPSTMNLNGRFVQNNEKTNNDNLQYFCSRGKVMEALGLIDVMARLNQIPDLQCCINLIRGLIKIDKVDKATKVLKITIMSGRILDIITYNMMVSALCKRRMFKSAIDLLEDMSLSGCPPDVITYNTIIRFLFDNGNFDQAIGFWKDQLRKGCPPYLVTYTVLIKLVCKHMGTVKAMEVLEEMAVEGCHPDIVIYNSLINFTCKRGNFKETSSIMRNLLSRRIEPTAITYNTLLHALCDRRCWDEVDEILNIMNESSHPPTVVTYNILINALCKFGIMDRAINFFAQMVSQNCSPDIITYNTLLGPLCKEGMMDEALQLLDFLSGTSCSPDLITYNIVIDKLAMLGYMEKAMGLYNQMMENGIVPDEITNQSLIFGFCRADLVEEAAVVLMEMTKRGHRVRTISYRTVINCLCKDNKVDTSIQILEMMISRRCIPDESIYTTIIKAIAAAGMSEEAGELRKKLTGLKVLR, from the exons ATGGTTCAGCTTGAG GTTGGTGGAGAGATGGGGTATACAATGACCCAGCAGAGTTCTATGATTGGTGGTCATAGTTTGCATAGATTTTCCAGACATGATCCCTGTTGCGCCACTGGCCGTAGCTCTAGTATTAAAGTATCCGTTGTTCACATGAATTGCTATAGTGAGTGTAATCGTTTAGGGTGGATAGTACAATTTGGGTCCAAAAGAAAGGTTTGCTTCTCACGGTTGGTAGGTTTGCAGAGAAGTATTAGCCTTAGTAGTGTAGATGTAGTTGATCGGGATGAAATTGAATGGACCTCTGATGCATATGAAATGAATGTTGAGCAAAAATCTGAACagaaaatgaatatgaagaggACTTGTGAACCTTCAACGATGAATTTGAACGGACGCTTTGTTCAAAACAATGAGAAAACCAACAATGATAATCTTCAGTATTTTTGCAGCCGTGGAAAGGTAATGGAAGCATTAGGGTTGATTGATGTTATGGCCCGTCTTAACCAAATTCCAGACTTGCAGTGTTGTATAAACTTAATCCGGGGTCTTATCAAAATTGATAAAGTAGACAAGGCTACCAAGGTCCTGAAAATCACCATCATGTCCGGCAGGATTCTGGATATCATTACATACAACATGATGGTCAGTGCTCTCTGTAAGAGAAGGATGTTCAAGTCTGCCATTGATCTCTTGGAAGACATGAGCTTGAGTGGTTGCCCTCCAGATGTTATTACTTATAATACAATAATACGCTTCCTGTTTGATAATGGAAACTTTGATCAGGCTATTGGATTTTGGAAGGACCAACTGAGAAAGGGATGTCCTCCTTATCTAGTTACCTACACAGTTCTCATTAAGCTAGTTTGCAAGCACATGGGAACTGTTAAAGCTATGGAGGTACTAGAAGAAATGGCAGTTGAGGGTTGTCACCCGGATATTGTTATCTACAACTCACTAATCAATTTCACTTGTAAACGGGGAAACTTTAAGGAAACGAGTTCAATTATGCGTAATCTTCTATCTCGCAGAATTGAGCCAACTGCTATTACTTATAATACCCTTCTCCATGCTCTTTGTGACCGTCGCTGCTGGGATGAAGTTGATGAGATTCTGAACATTATGAACGAGAGTTCACATCCCCCTACAGTTGTTACTTACAACATCTTGATTAATGCTTTGTGTAAATTTGGGATCATGGATCGTGCCATTAACTTTTTTGCTCAAATGGTCTCTCAGAATTGTTCTCCAGACATTATAACATATAATACACTCCTAGGCCCTCTCTGCAAAGAAGGAATGATGGATGAGGCCCTCCAACTACTTGATTTTCTAAGTGGCACCAGCTGTTCTCCTGACCTTATCACTTACAATATTGTGATTGATAAATTGGCTATGCTGGGTTATATGGAGAAAGCCATGGGACTGTATAATCAGATGATGGAAAATGGAATTGTTCCTGATGAAATTACCAACCAATCCTTGATTTTCGGATTCTGCAGGGCTGATCTAGTTGAGGAAGCTGCAGTGGTACTGATGGAGATGACTAAGAGAGGCCACAGGGTGAGAACTATCTCTTACAGAACAGTGATTAATTGTTTATGCAAAGATAACAAGGTGGATACTTCAATACAAATTTTGGAAATGATGATATCAAGGCGATGCATCCCAGACGAGTCGATCTACACAACTATCATTAAAGCTATAGCCGCTGCTGGTATGTCGGAAGAAGCTGGTGAACTGCGTAAAAAGTTGACTGGACTGAAGGTTCTTAGATAG
- the LOC115719167 gene encoding uncharacterized protein LOC115719167 isoform X2, whose protein sequence is MRMQGFSEIGGSQDLAQLLSTMHAIELACTSIQMHMNPAEAEATLLSLSQSQQPYQACKYILENSLVPNARFQAAAAIRDAAIREWSVLTSDDKRNLISFCLCYVMQHANSPEGYVQAKVSSVAAQLLKRGWLDFAVAEKESFFYQVNQAVSGIHGVDVQFYGINFLESLVSEFSPSTSSAMGLPREFHELCRKSLEKDHLKTFYCWVRDAALSVTNRIIESDSAVPEVKVCSGAIRLMLQILNWDFSTNSRRAAVSAFSVGVREDSDSSKRSECNLVQPGPAWREVLVTSSHFGWLLSLYAALRQKFSCEGYWLDCPLAVSARKLIVQFCSLTGTIFPSVSMMCFPVAENSR, encoded by the exons ATGAGGATGCAAGGGTTTTCAGAGATAGGTGGGTCACAGGATTTGGCCCAACTTCTGTCCACCATGCACGCTATCGAGCTTGCTTGTACTTCCATTCAG ATGCACATGAATCCAGCTGAGGCTGAGGCAACTCTATTGTCGCTGTCCCAGTCCCAACAGCCATATCAAGCTTGTAAATACATCCTTG AGAATTCTCTGGTGCCAAATGCAAGATTTCAAGCTGCAGCAGCAATTCGAGATGCAGCTATAAGAGAATGGAGTGTGCTTACTTCTGATGACAAGAGAAACTTGATTAG TTTTTGTTTGTGTTATGTTATGCAACACGCTAATTCTCCTGAGGGCTATGTTCAAGCTAAGGTTTCTTCTGTGGCTGCTCAACTTTTGAAAAGGGGCTG GCTTGATTTTGCAGTTGCTGAGAAGGAGTCATTTTTCTATCAG GTAAACCAGGCTGTTTCTGGAATTCACGGTGTAGATGTGCAATTTTATGGAATCAATTTCCTGGAATCTCTG GTATCTGAATTTTCTCCTTCAACATCTAGTGCAATGGGCCTTCCTAGGGAGTTTCATGAGCTATGCCGAAAATCATTGGAGAAGGACCACTTAAAG ACTTTCTACTGCTGGGTACGGGATGCTGCTTTAAGTGTCACAAATAGAATAATCGAGTCAGACTCTGCAGTACCGGAGGTTAAAGTTTGTTCTGGTGCGATTCGGCTTATGCTTCAAATCCTGAACTGGGATTTCTCAACCAACAGCCGTCGTGCAGCAGTTAGTGCATTCTCGGTTGGAGTTAGGGAAGATAGTGATTCATCTAAGAGATCTGAGTGTAACTTGGTGCAG CCTGGTCCTGCATGGCGTGAGGTTTTAGTTACTAGCAGTCATTTTGGATGGCTCTTGAGCTTATATGCAGCATTGAGACAGAAGTTTTCGTGTGAAGGCTACTGGCTAGACTGTCCTCTCGCTGTCTCTGCCCGAAAGTTAATTGTCCAATTCTGCTCCTTGACAGGAACAATATTTCCATCTG